Proteins found in one Amycolatopsis aidingensis genomic segment:
- the aceE gene encoding pyruvate dehydrogenase (acetyl-transferring), homodimeric type has protein sequence MNAVSHRESASTGYPIISDGLPSQLPDTDPAETAEWVESLDGVVDTHGTTRARYLMLRLLERARTRQVGVPGLRSTDYVNTIPPEHEPEFPGDEHLERRIRAYIRWNAAIMVARANRPGIGVGGHIATYASAASLYEVGFNHFFRGRGEDGSGDQVFIQGHASPGIYARAYLEGRLSEDQLDGFRQELSHPGGGLPSYPHPRLMPDFWEYPTVTMGLGPSNAIYQARFNRYLRDRGIRDTGDSHVWAFLGDGEMAEPESIGQIGVAAREQLDNLTFVINCNLQQLDGPVRGNGKIIQELEAHFRGAGWNVLKVVWGRDWDPLLAMDTEGVLLDRMNTTPDGQFQTYSAESGGYIREHFFDDPRLRDLIADHSDTDLERLSRGGHDYRKVYAAFRAAREHTGQPTVILAHTIKGWTLGPDFEARNATHQMKKLTGEELETFRDRLRLPISDAELDAELPPYCHPGEDSAELEYLRRRRRELGGPLPRRSVRPRRLTLPGEQAYQGLRRGSGSSPVATTMAFVRLLQELLKDPEVGPRIVPIIPDEARTFGMDSLFPKCRIYSPAGMSYDSVDREMLLSWRESSSGQLLHEGISEAGGMGSAIAAGTSYATHGEPMIPVYVFYSMFGFQRTGDFIWAMGDQLGRGFLIGATAGRTTLNGEGLQHQDGHSPLLASTNPACVHYDPAWGFEIAHIVRDGLARMYGSTERHPDGEDVFYYLTVYNEPYQQPAETPESERGELERGILRGLYRYRRAPVEGEAPRAQILASGVAMPLALEAQRLLAEDWGVAADVWSATSWSELRREAMECDEWNLLHPDQPRRIPYVTSALREQPGPVIAVSDFMRAVPDQIAPWLANDYLSLGTDGFGRSDLRSALRRHFHIDAESIAVAVLAMRGDDDSGSADGTPREAIRRYRLDA, from the coding sequence GTCGGCAAGCACCGGTTACCCGATCATCAGCGACGGGCTGCCCAGTCAGCTGCCGGACACCGACCCCGCCGAGACCGCGGAGTGGGTGGAGTCCCTGGACGGGGTGGTGGACACCCACGGCACGACCAGGGCCCGTTACCTGATGCTCAGGCTGCTGGAGCGGGCCAGGACCCGCCAGGTCGGCGTTCCCGGGCTGCGCAGCACCGACTACGTGAACACCATCCCGCCGGAGCACGAGCCGGAGTTCCCAGGGGACGAGCATCTGGAGCGCCGCATCCGCGCCTACATCCGGTGGAACGCGGCGATCATGGTGGCCAGGGCGAACCGGCCCGGAATCGGGGTCGGCGGGCATATCGCGACCTACGCCTCGGCGGCCAGCCTGTACGAGGTCGGGTTCAACCACTTCTTCCGCGGTCGAGGCGAGGACGGCTCCGGGGACCAGGTGTTCATCCAGGGGCACGCCTCCCCGGGGATCTACGCCCGGGCCTACCTGGAGGGGCGGCTGAGCGAGGATCAGCTCGACGGGTTCCGGCAGGAGCTCTCCCATCCGGGCGGCGGGCTGCCGTCCTACCCGCACCCGCGGCTGATGCCGGACTTCTGGGAGTACCCGACCGTCACCATGGGCCTTGGCCCCAGCAACGCGATCTACCAGGCCCGGTTCAACCGGTACCTGCGCGACCGCGGCATCCGCGACACCGGGGACTCGCACGTGTGGGCCTTCCTCGGCGACGGCGAGATGGCCGAACCGGAGTCGATCGGGCAGATCGGGGTGGCCGCCCGCGAGCAGCTGGACAACCTGACCTTCGTAATCAACTGCAACCTGCAGCAGCTCGATGGGCCGGTACGGGGAAACGGCAAGATCATCCAGGAACTGGAGGCGCACTTCCGCGGCGCGGGCTGGAACGTACTCAAGGTGGTCTGGGGCCGTGACTGGGATCCCCTGCTCGCCATGGACACCGAAGGAGTGCTGCTGGACAGGATGAACACCACTCCGGACGGGCAGTTCCAGACCTACTCCGCGGAATCCGGCGGGTACATCCGGGAACACTTCTTCGACGACCCGCGGCTGCGCGACCTGATCGCGGACCACTCCGACACCGACCTGGAACGGCTGTCCCGGGGCGGCCACGACTACCGCAAGGTCTATGCCGCCTTCCGCGCCGCGCGGGAGCACACCGGCCAGCCGACGGTCATCCTGGCGCACACCATCAAAGGGTGGACGCTCGGGCCGGACTTCGAGGCACGCAACGCCACGCACCAGATGAAGAAGCTGACCGGCGAGGAACTGGAGACCTTCCGGGACCGGCTGCGCCTGCCGATCTCCGATGCCGAGCTGGACGCCGAACTGCCGCCGTACTGCCACCCCGGCGAGGACTCCGCGGAGCTGGAGTACCTCCGGCGGCGCAGGCGCGAGCTCGGCGGGCCCTTGCCCCGCCGGTCGGTCCGGCCGCGGCGGCTGACCCTGCCGGGCGAGCAGGCGTACCAGGGTCTGCGCCGCGGTTCCGGCTCGAGCCCGGTGGCGACCACCATGGCTTTCGTCCGGCTGCTGCAGGAACTGCTGAAGGACCCCGAGGTCGGTCCCCGGATCGTGCCGATCATCCCGGACGAGGCACGCACCTTCGGGATGGACTCCCTGTTCCCGAAGTGCCGGATCTACTCGCCCGCCGGGATGAGCTACGACTCGGTGGACCGGGAGATGTTGCTGTCCTGGCGGGAATCCAGCAGCGGCCAGCTGCTGCACGAGGGCATCAGCGAGGCGGGCGGCATGGGCTCCGCCATCGCGGCGGGCACCTCCTACGCCACCCACGGCGAACCCATGATCCCGGTCTACGTCTTCTACTCCATGTTCGGCTTCCAGCGCACCGGCGACTTCATCTGGGCGATGGGCGACCAGCTGGGGCGCGGCTTCCTGATCGGAGCCACCGCGGGCCGCACCACGCTCAACGGCGAGGGCCTGCAACACCAGGACGGGCACTCACCCCTGCTGGCTTCCACCAACCCGGCCTGCGTGCACTACGACCCCGCCTGGGGTTTCGAGATCGCGCATATCGTCCGGGACGGGCTGGCCCGGATGTACGGCTCGACCGAACGGCATCCCGATGGCGAGGACGTCTTCTACTACCTCACCGTGTACAACGAGCCGTACCAGCAGCCCGCGGAGACGCCCGAGTCCGAGCGCGGCGAACTGGAGCGCGGGATCCTGCGTGGCCTGTACCGCTACCGGCGTGCCCCGGTCGAGGGCGAAGCGCCGCGGGCCCAGATCCTGGCCTCCGGGGTGGCCATGCCCCTGGCACTTGAGGCGCAGCGCCTGCTGGCCGAGGACTGGGGCGTCGCGGCCGACGTCTGGTCGGCGACCTCCTGGAGCGAGCTGCGCCGCGAGGCCATGGAGTGCGACGAGTGGAACCTGCTGCATCCGGACCAGCCGCGCCGGATCCCCTACGTCACCAGCGCCCTGCGCGAGCAGCCAGGGCCGGTGATCGCGGTCAGCGACTTCATGCGAGCCGTGCCGGACCAGATCGCGCCCTGGCTGGCAAACGACTACCTCTCCCTCGGCACCGACGGCTTCGGCCGTTCCGACCTACGAAGCGCCCTGCGCAGGCATTTCCACATCGACGCCGAGTCGATCGCCGTCGCCGTGCTCGCGATGCGCGGCGACGACGACAGCGGCAGCGCGGACGGGACACCGCGAGAGGCGATCCGGCGCTACCGGCTCGACGCCTGA